The proteins below come from a single Leptotrichia sp. oral taxon 223 genomic window:
- the frr gene encoding ribosome recycling factor: MLDAILKEVEEKMQKSVENTKDKFSHVRAGRASVSMLDGVTVEAYGAPTPLNQVGTVSAPEARLLVIDPWDKSLIPAIEKTILQANLGFNPSNDGRIIRLVVPELTEDRRKEYVKMVKKEAEEGKVAVRNVRKEVNNKLRKLEKDSEITEDELKSSEEKVQKLTDKFIAQVDEALNKKEKELLTV, encoded by the coding sequence ATGTTAGACGCAATTTTAAAAGAAGTTGAAGAGAAAATGCAAAAATCTGTGGAAAATACAAAAGATAAATTTTCCCACGTAAGAGCAGGACGTGCAAGCGTTTCGATGCTTGACGGAGTAACAGTGGAAGCTTATGGCGCTCCGACTCCGCTTAATCAAGTTGGAACAGTTTCAGCTCCAGAAGCGAGATTGCTGGTAATTGACCCTTGGGACAAATCATTGATTCCAGCGATTGAAAAAACTATTTTACAGGCAAATTTAGGATTTAACCCGTCAAATGATGGAAGAATCATCAGACTTGTTGTGCCGGAACTTACAGAAGATCGTAGGAAAGAATATGTAAAAATGGTAAAAAAAGAAGCTGAGGAAGGAAAAGTTGCAGTCAGAAATGTACGAAAAGAAGTAAACAATAAATTAAGAAAACTTGAAAAAGACAGTGAAATCACAGAAGATGAACTAAAATCAAGTGAAGAAAAAGTACAAAAATTAACTGATAAATTTATCGCACAAGTTGATGAGGCTTTGAATAAAAAAGAAAAAGAATTATTGACAGTTTAA
- a CDS encoding HAD family phosphatase: MKKKIIVYDFDKTIYDGETGVNFSTFYLKKYPLKSILFLIKYSKDLLFYLIKIINLTTLKERYFEFLETHSTEEIEKLVADFWETKKHKIYPWIKGELEKNKKECEMVIVSSASPLFLIEKFLLSLGYDKVFGTNFVNDNKKTFIAKIDGENNKGDEKVKKLNEWAKQNNFEYEITQFYSDSLADKPLYDISKKTYWIKNGVKLEGMPPRKTLFDKLFWK, from the coding sequence ATGAAAAAGAAAATTATAGTTTATGATTTTGACAAAACAATCTATGATGGGGAAACTGGTGTTAATTTTTCCACATTTTATTTAAAAAAATATCCATTAAAGTCCATTTTATTTTTAATAAAATATTCAAAGGATTTGCTTTTTTATCTAATAAAAATAATAAATTTAACGACTCTGAAAGAAAGATATTTTGAATTTCTAGAAACCCATTCCACAGAAGAAATTGAAAAATTAGTTGCAGATTTCTGGGAAACTAAAAAACATAAAATTTACCCATGGATAAAAGGCGAGCTGGAAAAAAACAAAAAAGAATGTGAAATGGTTATTGTGTCTTCTGCGAGCCCACTATTTCTGATAGAAAAATTTTTATTGTCACTTGGCTACGACAAAGTCTTTGGCACAAATTTTGTAAACGATAATAAGAAAACCTTTATTGCCAAAATTGACGGAGAAAATAATAAGGGCGATGAAAAAGTAAAGAAACTGAATGAATGGGCAAAACAAAATAATTTTGAGTATGAAATTACACAATTTTATTCTGACAGCCTAGCAGACAAGCCACTTTACGATATTTCCAAAAAGACATATTGGATTAAGAATGGAGTTAAACTGGAGGGAATGCCACCTCGAAAAACATTATTCGATAAATTATTTTGGAAATAA
- the fni gene encoding type 2 isopentenyl-diphosphate Delta-isomerase, translating into MKNRKDEHIKYALEHRSDYNSFDDVELIHSSIPKYNLDEIDLSTNFASHDFEFPFFINAITGGSENAKKINQKLAKVANECNLLFVTGSYSAALKNSDDDSFKIVKKENPDLQLATNIGIDKDYIAGITAIKALNPLFLQVHVNLMQELIMPEGSRNFSEWENNLKEFVQNIKIPVILKEVGFGMTENTIKQGIKLGIKTFDISGRGGTSFAFIENMRRENSLDYLNNWGQTTVSCLLNLKNYTNKVEIIASGGVRNPLDMIKCLVLGAKAVGISRTILELAVKYDVENIIKIVENWKIECKMIMCALNAKNINELQNTKYVLYGKTLEFSMQKF; encoded by the coding sequence ATGAAAAATAGAAAAGATGAGCATATTAAGTATGCGCTGGAACATAGGAGCGATTATAACAGCTTTGACGATGTCGAGCTTATTCATAGTTCCATTCCAAAATACAATCTGGATGAAATTGACTTGTCAACTAATTTCGCAAGCCATGATTTTGAATTTCCATTTTTTATCAATGCAATTACAGGTGGAAGTGAAAATGCGAAAAAAATTAACCAAAAACTGGCAAAAGTCGCAAATGAATGCAATTTACTATTTGTAACAGGCTCGTATAGTGCCGCTCTAAAAAATTCTGATGATGATTCATTTAAGATTGTAAAAAAGGAAAATCCAGATTTACAGCTTGCCACAAATATTGGAATTGATAAAGATTACATAGCTGGAATTACCGCTATAAAAGCTCTAAATCCGCTATTTTTACAAGTTCACGTAAATCTGATGCAAGAGTTAATTATGCCGGAAGGTAGCCGAAACTTTAGCGAGTGGGAAAACAATTTAAAGGAATTTGTTCAAAATATAAAAATTCCAGTTATTTTAAAAGAAGTTGGGTTTGGAATGACTGAAAATACTATAAAACAGGGAATTAAGCTGGGAATAAAAACTTTTGACATAAGCGGACGTGGCGGCACAAGCTTTGCCTTTATTGAAAATATGCGACGTGAAAATAGCCTTGATTACCTGAATAACTGGGGACAGACTACTGTTTCCTGCCTTTTAAATCTAAAAAATTACACAAACAAAGTGGAAATTATCGCAAGTGGCGGGGTACGAAATCCGCTGGATATGATAAAATGCTTAGTTTTGGGAGCAAAAGCCGTCGGTATTTCCAGAACGATTTTAGAATTGGCTGTAAAATATGATGTTGAAAACATAATCAAAATTGTGGAAAACTGGAAAATCGAATGTAAAATGATAATGTGTGCCTTAAATGCGAAAAATATTAATGAATTGCAAAATACAAAATATGTCTTGTATGGAAAAACATTGGAATTTTCTATGCAAAAATTTTAA
- a CDS encoding phosphomevalonate kinase, whose protein sequence is MSKNKIITNETCGKLYIAGEYSILTTGQSAVIKNINIFMNSKISFANKYTIFSDMFDYSITLEKTAFDKKTLQNFDKNYSLICETVSVMNEYLKLNSLEIKPFNLEITGKMEKDGKKFGIGSSGSVVILTIKSILSLYNLKISKDMIFKLSSYVLLKRGDNGSMGDIACISYESLIFYKSFDRKKISELIKKETLDKVLKADWNYEISKLNFNKNNLNCEFLVGWTKKPAISGDLVNIVKSSINENFLKNVENIVKKLREAIKNGDKVTIRKCISENGILLENLNKNIYNKKLKDLVNSTQNLDICAKSSGAGGGDCGIALSFNENDTKTIIDRWEKCGIELLYAEKL, encoded by the coding sequence ATGTCAAAAAATAAAATAATAACCAACGAAACCTGCGGAAAACTCTATATCGCTGGAGAATATTCAATTCTAACAACTGGACAAAGCGCAGTCATAAAAAATATAAATATTTTTATGAATTCAAAAATAAGTTTTGCTAATAAATATACAATTTTTTCAGATATGTTTGATTACTCCATAACTCTTGAAAAAACGGCTTTTGATAAAAAAACTTTACAAAATTTTGATAAGAATTATTCGCTCATCTGCGAAACAGTATCTGTTATGAATGAATACTTAAAATTAAACAGCTTAGAAATAAAGCCTTTTAATCTTGAAATCACTGGAAAAATGGAAAAGGATGGAAAAAAATTTGGAATCGGCTCAAGCGGAAGCGTCGTAATTTTAACAATAAAATCTATCTTAAGCCTCTATAATCTCAAAATTTCAAAAGATATGATTTTCAAGCTGTCCTCCTATGTGTTGCTAAAACGTGGAGATAACGGCTCTATGGGTGATATAGCCTGCATTTCCTACGAAAGCCTGATTTTTTATAAATCTTTTGACAGAAAAAAAATTAGTGAACTAATAAAAAAAGAAACTTTAGACAAAGTGCTAAAAGCTGACTGGAACTATGAAATTTCCAAACTGAATTTTAACAAAAATAATTTAAATTGTGAATTTCTAGTTGGCTGGACAAAGAAGCCTGCTATTTCTGGCGACTTAGTAAATATTGTAAAAAGTTCAATTAATGAAAACTTTTTGAAAAACGTAGAAAATATTGTAAAAAAATTGAGGGAAGCTATAAAAAATGGTGATAAAGTAACAATAAGAAAATGTATCAGCGAAAACGGAATATTGCTTGAAAATTTAAATAAAAATATTTATAATAAAAAATTAAAAGATTTGGTAAACTCCACACAAAATCTCGATATCTGTGCCAAAAGCAGCGGTGCCGGCGGTGGGGATTGCGGAATTGCCCTTTCATTTAATGAAAACGATACAAAAACTATTATTGACAGATGGGAAAAATGCGGAATTGAATTGCTATATGCTGAAAAGTTATAA
- a CDS encoding nitroreductase family protein, whose product MNGLIRQLQNRRSVREFTGEKIKEEDLQTILATAQRAANSVNGQQTSLIVIRDKEKLAKIAELCGGQKHIAEADAFVFVLIDFHRGVYAANSVGKRNIAPKSADGILVGAVDAGIIVNALQTAAFALGYGSTVIGAIRKETKEFIKMLGLPEYVFPIVGSTLGVPVERKLTRVKPRVPLDTFVFEDTYDAKKVEEGVEFHEKDTVAWREENGTPQLPSYKEMIVRIYENFYNKSKQDLEDQGFKFADELD is encoded by the coding sequence ATGAATGGATTGATAAGACAATTGCAAAATAGACGTTCTGTAAGGGAGTTTACAGGGGAAAAGATAAAGGAAGAAGATTTGCAGACTATACTTGCGACTGCTCAAAGGGCGGCAAATTCAGTTAATGGACAGCAGACTTCATTGATTGTTATAAGAGATAAGGAAAAATTGGCAAAAATTGCGGAGCTTTGTGGAGGGCAAAAGCATATTGCAGAGGCTGACGCTTTTGTATTTGTATTAATTGACTTTCATCGTGGAGTTTATGCGGCAAATTCTGTTGGAAAGAGAAATATTGCTCCAAAATCTGCGGATGGAATTCTGGTTGGCGCAGTAGATGCGGGAATTATTGTAAATGCGTTGCAGACAGCGGCTTTTGCTCTTGGATATGGAAGTACGGTAATTGGGGCAATAAGAAAGGAAACAAAGGAATTTATAAAAATGCTTGGGTTACCAGAATATGTATTCCCGATAGTAGGAAGCACGCTTGGAGTGCCTGTGGAAAGAAAATTAACTAGGGTAAAACCAAGAGTTCCATTAGACACATTTGTATTTGAAGATACTTATGATGCAAAAAAAGTGGAGGAAGGTGTAGAATTTCACGAAAAAGATACGGTCGCTTGGCGTGAAGAAAATGGAACACCACAATTACCATCATACAAGGAAATGATTGTAAGAATCTATGAAAATTTCTATAATAAATCAAAACAGGACTTGGAAGATCAAGGATTCAAATTTGCTGATGAATTGGACTAA
- a CDS encoding ACP phosphodiesterase: protein MNFLAHSLISLEIDERENKKTLYGNFAGDFYKGLVDKIELPEKLKEGIVLHRIIDGISDRNENFLNKLLMKKFGIFKGIVSDMYIDHFLAKNFDRLFNENINNIENKILYNISENQSFFPKKFAGTFKWIKSENVMSSYKNIDFLERAFYGISQRVRKGEILRLAVKELEKNYSTFEEKSIKEFFYVKEKSIKNFLMNS, encoded by the coding sequence ATGAATTTTTTAGCACATTCACTAATTTCGCTGGAAATTGATGAGCGGGAAAACAAAAAGACGTTATACGGGAATTTTGCTGGAGATTTTTACAAGGGGCTGGTTGATAAGATAGAGCTTCCTGAAAAATTGAAAGAGGGGATTGTTTTACATCGGATAATTGACGGAATTTCTGACAGGAATGAGAATTTTCTGAATAAGCTGCTTATGAAAAAATTTGGAATTTTTAAGGGGATTGTGTCGGATATGTATATTGATCATTTTTTAGCCAAAAATTTTGATAGGTTATTCAATGAAAATATTAATAATATTGAAAATAAAATATTGTATAATATATCTGAGAATCAAAGTTTTTTTCCAAAAAAATTCGCAGGAACATTCAAATGGATTAAAAGTGAGAACGTGATGTCCAGTTACAAAAATATAGATTTTCTGGAGCGAGCATTTTATGGGATTTCTCAAAGAGTCAGAAAGGGAGAAATTTTAAGGTTGGCTGTAAAGGAGCTGGAAAAAAATTACAGCACTTTTGAAGAAAAATCTATAAAAGAATTTTTTTATGTAAAAGAGAAAAGTATAAAAAATTTTTTGATGAATAGTTAA